One Ostrea edulis chromosome 2, xbOstEdul1.1, whole genome shotgun sequence genomic region harbors:
- the LOC125679448 gene encoding roundabout homolog 2-like isoform X13 has protein sequence MVGCTAILIVFITVQTICQGASPNDHVSYPQILEHPQNGYLAKDNPATLNCQADGNPKPTITWYHNGKKVATMDEDPYSQKMLIEGGKLFFLRVVHNQKDKSDAGVYYCNATNRLGSAISRNATLKIAVLRDEFLQSPSNKSVSIGDKARFSCRPPRGEPKPKVLWLKGRKFLTTSDRIQILENGDLIISQVTLNDADDYKCIATNTAGERESARARLTVLEKPSFRKAPVDQIIMEGEAVHFPCEVVGDQPIVVEWRKENGALKFGRVRVLKDNTLRIEKAEAEDAGLYVCMASNSVGTAEAVARLTVQFMPFFDVKPHDQVVGVRRTVTMHCSVTGIPQPTIIWSKISNKPSGEKMLLFQNTASGRFSVASDGTLRIERVHLGDAAQYECEAINGLGSAKASARLNVKETDPLLFSVNDTRPPPIIRIGPQSQNLPTGEVGFLHCEAYGDPKPQIWWLKDDRPITENSRIISLSSGTLQISDLQESDSGNYTCKASSETGETSQLATLLVKKSNKNVTFHRTQDVKTFPGPPSKPTVVEVLANSIKLSWQPNSNHGDSPVYAYIVEYFSHETSEGWVVASASVPPTTTSVQPTTYTVTNLKPDTTYVFLVRARNSHGIGIPSEVSDPINTRHITDSSRNTQLTREQIRSSLQGIVVELTAVEQLPAAVEVRWKVHKMMDIIDKFVIEYREIRNLKTGRTGRMESVTVSRTALSYTIQDLKSDQWYSICIKAYSKNIATQCSQPMKVQPAEPSRGVKFPTQHLTAPSHVVIHKTTDTSISVQWLPPNDASHSTIKSYEIFCLSNDNKHNCSRSIPANHTSYILENLKADQTYTVKIAARTSGGVGSWSKEYMIGPEKDNLMKQPWFIGLLISIIGVTLWFALCIFVVWLCRKRKAMKKQKMQEMYSVPNYSKSDDSNRNSFNYYAKYGYSQKDVQNRAGGMTQMAPEFAQLLESKDMEMQQGQGPSVYNVPQMKTFYQKKDPVAPYATTTLINAGNAVGGHSMQDHMFRPITQHSQQSGSGDSGCCKHECSGDSNTSHSNTGIPVDHADAMQSPTSDSGSHTTDENGFLLKKGKKPLKQITQPKQAMVNWAEFLPPPPEHPPPPSEMNMSQHSSGNSSTSQQYAEINCLNREMGARSPMSPMSKISSCSCPVPHNATPVSGWNMPAYSDTGCGRCCSPKYFENVHYPSNQYNVVQRTQSPRGAEWNNCPRGHDTWGQRTIACMNASRGTPTDFKCRTCHSDQEQGGPMPQLQNYKIVPHCENDYQFLHESEQGPPGAYNMPPSYAGLYVHGDGGQCVEHPCQSSMAEPCSPVYHNNKMEGHHMNIGVDGYHRNADSPISDNGPDYAVVKKQRRHHRARPTSPYSTDSNFSEIVRKPYPKSQRKKQLMDQGKWSNRKDSPTGSTVPQNQSKYSQHDGTSNVPSYNKPNFPNAVPQKACRPKFQPPPCVNKSEDSKDEGQDSGINVDPTSKEGLPGTLKV, from the exons GTGCCTCACCAAATGACCATGTCTCCTATCCACAAATACTGGAACACCCCCAAAATGGTTACTTAGCTAAGGACAACCCTGCCACCTTGAATTGTCAAGCAGATGGTAACCCAAAACCCACCATAACGTGGTACCACAATGGGAAGAAGGTGGCTACCATGGACGAAGACCCATACTCTCAAAAGATGTTGATCGAGGGAGGGAAGCTGTTCTTCCTGAGAGTTGTCCACAACCAGAAAGACAAGTCGGACGCAGGTGTTTACTACTGTAATGCCACCAATAGACTGGGGAGTGCCATCTCTAGAAATGCCACCTTGAAAATAGCAG TTCTAAGAGATGAGTTCTTGCAATCTCCTTCCAATAAAAGTGTGTCCATTGGTGACAAGGCCAGATTCAGCTGTCGGCCCCCAAGAGGTGAACCAAAACCAAAGGTCCTGTGGTTGAAGGGAAGGAAATTCCTTACGACAAGTGACAGAatacaaattttggaaaatgGTGATCTGATCATCTCCCAGGTTACACTGAACGATGCAGATGATTACAAGTGTATTGCTACCAATACggctggagagagagagagtgcacGTGCGAGACTGACTGTTTTAG AAAAACCAAGCTTCCGGAAAGCTCCAGTTGACCAGATCATCATGGAAGGGGAGGCAGTTCATTTTCCTTGTGAGGTAGTAGGGGACCAGCCCATAGTAGTGGAATGGAGGAAGGAGAATGGAGCCCTAAAGTTTGGGAGAGTGAGGGTGCTGAAGGATAACACACTGAGGATAGAAAAGGCAGAAGCTGAAGATGCTGGCTTGTATGTCTGTATGGCCTCCAATTCAGTGGGGACTGCAGAGGCAGTCGCTAGGCTTACTGTCCAGT TCATGCCATTTTTTGACGTGAAACCACATGATCAGGTGGTGGGTGTACGGCGTACGGTTACTATGCATTGTTCTGTCACTGGAATCCCACAACCCACCATTATATGGAGCAAAATCTCTAACAAGCCCTCAGGGGAGAAG ATGCTGTTATTTCAAAACACTGCATCAGGAAGATTCTCAGTGGCTTCAGATGGGACTTTAAGAATTGAGCGAGTACATCTGGGAGATGCTGCTCAGTATGAGTGTGAGGCCATCAATGGACTTGGCTCAGCCAAAGCCTCGGCAAGGCTAAATGTCAAAG AAACTGACCCACTTCTGTTTTCAGTAAATGACACCCGGCCACCCCCTATCATTAGGATTGGCCCTCAGAGCCAGAATCTGCCCACAGGAGAGGTAGGGTTCCTTCACTGTGAGGCCTATGGTGATCCAAAGCCCCAGATATGGTGGCTGAAGGATGACAGACCCATTACTGAAAATTCCAGAATCATTTCACTTAGCTCGGGGACTCTCCAGATATCAG ATCTCCAAGAATCAGACTCTGGAAATTACACTTGCAAGGCTTCTAGTGAGACCGGAGAAACATCCCAGTTAGCTACACTGTTGGTCAAAA AGTCCAACAAGAATGTGACATTCCACCGTACACAGGACGTGAAGACTTTCCCTGGTCCACCCTCCAAACCAACAGTTGTAGAGGTCCTGGCAAATTCCATCAAGCTGTCATGGCAACCCAACAGTAACCATGGAGATTCACCTGTTTATGCATACATTGTGGAGTACTTCAGTCATGAAACATCTGAG GGCTGGGTTGTTGCTTCTGCTTCTGTCCCACCAACCACTACCTCTGTGCAACCCACAACATACACAGTGACCAATCTTAAGCCAGATACAACCTATGTATTCCTGGTGCGAGCAAGAAATTCCCATGGTATAGGGATACCTAGTGAGGTGTCAGACCCCATAAATACCAGGC ATATAACAGACAGTTCTCGCAATACACAGCTGACCAGGGAACAGATTCGTAGTAGTCTGCAGGGTATTGTGGTGGAGCTGACTGCAGTAGAACAACTGCCTGCTGCGGTGGAAGTTAGGTGGAAG GTACACAAGATGATGGATATCATTGACAAATTTGTAATTGAGTACCGAGAAATTCGTAACCTGAAGACGGGTAGAACTGGCAGGATGGAGTCGGTGACCGTCAGTCGAACAGCACTGTCATACACTATACAGGATCTGAAGAGTGACCAGTG GTACAGTATCTGCATCAAGGCCTACAGCAAGAACATAGCCACACAGTGTAGTCAGCCTATGAAGGTTCAGCCTGCTGAGCCATCTAGGGGTGTCAAATTCCCCACCCAGCACTTAACAGCTCCCTCCCATGTTGTAATCCACAAAACTACCGACACCAGTATCTCAGTGCAGTGGCTACCACCAAATGATGCTTCGCATTCCACCATCAAGTCATATGAG ATATTCTGCCTTAGTAATGACAACAAACATAACTGTAGCAGAAGTATTCCAGCCAATCACACTAGCTACATTCTAGAAAACCTCAAAGCTGACCAGACATATACGGTGAAAATAGCCGCCAGGACCAGCGGGGGTGTGGGATCCTGGAGCAAGGAATACATGattg GGCCTGAAAAAGATAACTTGATGAAACAGCCTTGGTTCATTGGCCTCCTAATCAGTATCATTGGTGTCACCCTGTGGTTCGCTCTGTGTATCTTTGTGGTATGGCTCTGTCGAAAGAGGAAAGCCatgaagaaacagaaaatgcaaGAAATGTACAGTG TTCCCAACTATTCAAAATCTGATGACAGCAATAGAAACAGCTTTAATTATTATGCTAAATATGGATACAGCCAAAAAGATGTGCAGAATCGAGCAGGAG GTATGACCCAAATGGCACCTGAGTTTGCACAGCTTTTGGAAAGCAAGGACATGGAAATGCAACAGGGCCAGGGCCCGAGTGTCTATAATGTCCCACAAATGAAGACATTTTATCAGAAGAAGGACCCAGTGGCTCCATATGCCACTACTACATTGATAAATGCAGGAAATGCGGTTGGCGGACATTCAATGCAAGATCACATGTTCCGTCCAATCACCCAGCACAGCCAACAGAGTGGATCAGGAGATTCTGGTTGTTGTAAACACGAGTGTAGTGGTGACTCCAATACTAGCCACTCTAATACTG gGATTCCAGTGGACCATGCTGATGCCATGCAGAGCCCAACCAGTGACAGTGGGAGTCACACAACAGATGAAAATggatttttgttgaagaaaggAAAGAAGCCCTTGAAACAAATCACCCAGCCGAAGCAGGCCATGGTCAACTGGGCTGAGTTTCTGCCACCCCCTCCTGAACATCCACCACCACCAAGTGAAATGAACATGTCTCAACATTCATCTGGAAACTCATCCACATCCCAGCAGTATGCAGAGATTAATTGTCTGAACCGTGAAATGGGAGCTCGAAGCCCCATGTCTCCGATGTCTAAGATTTCGTCTTGCTCCTGTCCTGTCCCCCACAATGCCACCCCTGTGTCAGGTTGGAATATGCCAGCTTATTCAGACACAGGTTGTGGAAGGTGTTGTTCACCAAAGTACTTTGAAAATGTGCACTACCCATCAAATCAGTATAATGTGGTTCAAAGGACTCAGTCCCCGAGAGGTGCAGAATGGAATAATTGTCCAAGGGGACACGATACTTGGGGTCAGCGGACAATCGCTTGCATGAATGCTTCACGGGGCACTCCAACGGACTTCAAGTGTCGGACATGTCACAGTGATCAGGAGCAGGGAGGCCCCATGCCACAGCTTCAGAACTATAAGATTGTTCCACATTGTGAAAATGACTATCAGTTCTTGCATGAATCGGAGCAAGGACCACCAGGTGCATACAATATGCCTCCGAGTTACGCAGGACTTTATGTGCATGGAGACGGAGGTCAATGTGTGGAGCATCCTTGTCAATCTAGTATGGCTGAGCCCTGCTCTCCTGTGTATCATAATAATAA AATGGAGGGTCACCACATGAACATAGGAGTAGACGGTTACCATAGAAATGCTGACTCACCTATCTCGGACAATGGTCCAGATTATGCTG TTGTGAAGAAACAGAGGCGCCACCACCGAGCCCGCCCCACCAGCCCATACAGCACCGATAGCAACTTCAGCGAAATCGTGCGGAAACCATATCCAAAGTCACAACGAAAGAAACAACTTATGGACCAAG GAAAGTGGTCCAATAGAAAGGACTCACCCACTGGATCAACTGTCCCTCAGAATCAGTCAAAATATTCTCAGCATG ATGGTACCAGTAATGTTCCTTCATACAACAAACCTAACTTTCCAAATGCTGTCCCACAAAAAGCATGTCGACCCAAATTCCAACCTCCACCCTGTGTAAATAAATCTGAGGATTCTAAAGATGAAGGGCAAGATAGTGGTATAAACGTAGACCCCACTTCTAAAGAGGGACTAC CAGGAACACTAAAGGTTTGA
- the LOC125679448 gene encoding roundabout homolog 2-like isoform X17, with translation MVGCTAILIVFITVQTICQGASPNDHVSYPQILEHPQNGYLAKDNPATLNCQADGNPKPTITWYHNGKKVATMDEDPYSQKMLIEGGKLFFLRVVHNQKDKSDAGVYYCNATNRLGSAISRNATLKIAVLRDEFLQSPSNKSVSIGDKARFSCRPPRGEPKPKVLWLKGRKFLTTSDRIQILENGDLIISQVTLNDADDYKCIATNTAGERESARARLTVLEKPSFRKAPVDQIIMEGEAVHFPCEVVGDQPIVVEWRKENGALKFGRVRVLKDNTLRIEKAEAEDAGLYVCMASNSVGTAEAVARLTVQFMPFFDVKPHDQVVGVRRTVTMHCSVTGIPQPTIIWSKISNKPSGEKMLLFQNTASGRFSVASDGTLRIERVHLGDAAQYECEAINGLGSAKASARLNVKETDPLLFSVNDTRPPPIIRIGPQSQNLPTGEVGFLHCEAYGDPKPQIWWLKDDRPITENSRIISLSSGTLQISDLQESDSGNYTCKASSETGETSQLATLLVKKSNKNVTFHRTQDVKTFPGPPSKPTVVEVLANSIKLSWQPNSNHGDSPVYAYIVEYFSHETSEGWVVASASVPPTTTSVQPTTYTVTNLKPDTTYVFLVRARNSHGIGIPSEVSDPINTRHITDSSRNTQLTREQIRSSLQGIVVELTAVEQLPAAVEVRWKVHKMMDIIDKFVIEYREIRNLKTGRTGRMESVTVSRTALSYTIQDLKSDQWYSICIKAYSKNIATQCSQPMKVQPAEPSRGVKFPTQHLTAPSHVVIHKTTDTSISVQWLPPNDASHSTIKSYEIFCLSNDNKHNCSRSIPANHTSYILENLKADQTYTVKIAARTSGGVGSWSKEYMIGPEKDNLMKQPWFIGLLISIIGVTLWFALCIFVVWLCRKRKAMKKQKMQEMYSVPNYSKSDDSNRNSFNYYAKYGYSQKDVQNRAGGMTQMAPEFAQLLESKDMEMQQGQGPSVYNVPQMKTFYQKKDPVAPYATTTLINAGNAVGGHSMQDHMFRPITQHSQQSGSGDSGCCKHECSGDSNTSHSNTGIPVDHADAMQSPTSDSGSHTTDENGFLLKKGKKPLKQITQPKQAMVNWAEFLPPPPEHPPPPSEMNMSQHSSGNSSTSQQYAEINCLNREMGARSPMSPMSKISSCSCPVPHNATPVSGWNMPAYSDTGCGRCCSPKYFENVHYPSNQYNVVQRTQSPRGAEWNNCPRGHDTWGQRTIACMNASRGTPTDFKCRTCHSDQEQGGPMPQLQNYKIVPHCENDYQFLHESEQGPPGAYNMPPSYAGLYVHGDGGQCVEHPCQSSMAEPCSPVYHNNKMEGHHMNIGVDGYHRNADSPISDNGPDYAVVKKQRRHHRARPTSPYSTDSNFSEIVRKPYPKSQRKKQLMDQGKWSNRKDSPTGSTVPQNQSKYSQHAGTLKV, from the exons GTGCCTCACCAAATGACCATGTCTCCTATCCACAAATACTGGAACACCCCCAAAATGGTTACTTAGCTAAGGACAACCCTGCCACCTTGAATTGTCAAGCAGATGGTAACCCAAAACCCACCATAACGTGGTACCACAATGGGAAGAAGGTGGCTACCATGGACGAAGACCCATACTCTCAAAAGATGTTGATCGAGGGAGGGAAGCTGTTCTTCCTGAGAGTTGTCCACAACCAGAAAGACAAGTCGGACGCAGGTGTTTACTACTGTAATGCCACCAATAGACTGGGGAGTGCCATCTCTAGAAATGCCACCTTGAAAATAGCAG TTCTAAGAGATGAGTTCTTGCAATCTCCTTCCAATAAAAGTGTGTCCATTGGTGACAAGGCCAGATTCAGCTGTCGGCCCCCAAGAGGTGAACCAAAACCAAAGGTCCTGTGGTTGAAGGGAAGGAAATTCCTTACGACAAGTGACAGAatacaaattttggaaaatgGTGATCTGATCATCTCCCAGGTTACACTGAACGATGCAGATGATTACAAGTGTATTGCTACCAATACggctggagagagagagagtgcacGTGCGAGACTGACTGTTTTAG AAAAACCAAGCTTCCGGAAAGCTCCAGTTGACCAGATCATCATGGAAGGGGAGGCAGTTCATTTTCCTTGTGAGGTAGTAGGGGACCAGCCCATAGTAGTGGAATGGAGGAAGGAGAATGGAGCCCTAAAGTTTGGGAGAGTGAGGGTGCTGAAGGATAACACACTGAGGATAGAAAAGGCAGAAGCTGAAGATGCTGGCTTGTATGTCTGTATGGCCTCCAATTCAGTGGGGACTGCAGAGGCAGTCGCTAGGCTTACTGTCCAGT TCATGCCATTTTTTGACGTGAAACCACATGATCAGGTGGTGGGTGTACGGCGTACGGTTACTATGCATTGTTCTGTCACTGGAATCCCACAACCCACCATTATATGGAGCAAAATCTCTAACAAGCCCTCAGGGGAGAAG ATGCTGTTATTTCAAAACACTGCATCAGGAAGATTCTCAGTGGCTTCAGATGGGACTTTAAGAATTGAGCGAGTACATCTGGGAGATGCTGCTCAGTATGAGTGTGAGGCCATCAATGGACTTGGCTCAGCCAAAGCCTCGGCAAGGCTAAATGTCAAAG AAACTGACCCACTTCTGTTTTCAGTAAATGACACCCGGCCACCCCCTATCATTAGGATTGGCCCTCAGAGCCAGAATCTGCCCACAGGAGAGGTAGGGTTCCTTCACTGTGAGGCCTATGGTGATCCAAAGCCCCAGATATGGTGGCTGAAGGATGACAGACCCATTACTGAAAATTCCAGAATCATTTCACTTAGCTCGGGGACTCTCCAGATATCAG ATCTCCAAGAATCAGACTCTGGAAATTACACTTGCAAGGCTTCTAGTGAGACCGGAGAAACATCCCAGTTAGCTACACTGTTGGTCAAAA AGTCCAACAAGAATGTGACATTCCACCGTACACAGGACGTGAAGACTTTCCCTGGTCCACCCTCCAAACCAACAGTTGTAGAGGTCCTGGCAAATTCCATCAAGCTGTCATGGCAACCCAACAGTAACCATGGAGATTCACCTGTTTATGCATACATTGTGGAGTACTTCAGTCATGAAACATCTGAG GGCTGGGTTGTTGCTTCTGCTTCTGTCCCACCAACCACTACCTCTGTGCAACCCACAACATACACAGTGACCAATCTTAAGCCAGATACAACCTATGTATTCCTGGTGCGAGCAAGAAATTCCCATGGTATAGGGATACCTAGTGAGGTGTCAGACCCCATAAATACCAGGC ATATAACAGACAGTTCTCGCAATACACAGCTGACCAGGGAACAGATTCGTAGTAGTCTGCAGGGTATTGTGGTGGAGCTGACTGCAGTAGAACAACTGCCTGCTGCGGTGGAAGTTAGGTGGAAG GTACACAAGATGATGGATATCATTGACAAATTTGTAATTGAGTACCGAGAAATTCGTAACCTGAAGACGGGTAGAACTGGCAGGATGGAGTCGGTGACCGTCAGTCGAACAGCACTGTCATACACTATACAGGATCTGAAGAGTGACCAGTG GTACAGTATCTGCATCAAGGCCTACAGCAAGAACATAGCCACACAGTGTAGTCAGCCTATGAAGGTTCAGCCTGCTGAGCCATCTAGGGGTGTCAAATTCCCCACCCAGCACTTAACAGCTCCCTCCCATGTTGTAATCCACAAAACTACCGACACCAGTATCTCAGTGCAGTGGCTACCACCAAATGATGCTTCGCATTCCACCATCAAGTCATATGAG ATATTCTGCCTTAGTAATGACAACAAACATAACTGTAGCAGAAGTATTCCAGCCAATCACACTAGCTACATTCTAGAAAACCTCAAAGCTGACCAGACATATACGGTGAAAATAGCCGCCAGGACCAGCGGGGGTGTGGGATCCTGGAGCAAGGAATACATGattg GGCCTGAAAAAGATAACTTGATGAAACAGCCTTGGTTCATTGGCCTCCTAATCAGTATCATTGGTGTCACCCTGTGGTTCGCTCTGTGTATCTTTGTGGTATGGCTCTGTCGAAAGAGGAAAGCCatgaagaaacagaaaatgcaaGAAATGTACAGTG TTCCCAACTATTCAAAATCTGATGACAGCAATAGAAACAGCTTTAATTATTATGCTAAATATGGATACAGCCAAAAAGATGTGCAGAATCGAGCAGGAG GTATGACCCAAATGGCACCTGAGTTTGCACAGCTTTTGGAAAGCAAGGACATGGAAATGCAACAGGGCCAGGGCCCGAGTGTCTATAATGTCCCACAAATGAAGACATTTTATCAGAAGAAGGACCCAGTGGCTCCATATGCCACTACTACATTGATAAATGCAGGAAATGCGGTTGGCGGACATTCAATGCAAGATCACATGTTCCGTCCAATCACCCAGCACAGCCAACAGAGTGGATCAGGAGATTCTGGTTGTTGTAAACACGAGTGTAGTGGTGACTCCAATACTAGCCACTCTAATACTG gGATTCCAGTGGACCATGCTGATGCCATGCAGAGCCCAACCAGTGACAGTGGGAGTCACACAACAGATGAAAATggatttttgttgaagaaaggAAAGAAGCCCTTGAAACAAATCACCCAGCCGAAGCAGGCCATGGTCAACTGGGCTGAGTTTCTGCCACCCCCTCCTGAACATCCACCACCACCAAGTGAAATGAACATGTCTCAACATTCATCTGGAAACTCATCCACATCCCAGCAGTATGCAGAGATTAATTGTCTGAACCGTGAAATGGGAGCTCGAAGCCCCATGTCTCCGATGTCTAAGATTTCGTCTTGCTCCTGTCCTGTCCCCCACAATGCCACCCCTGTGTCAGGTTGGAATATGCCAGCTTATTCAGACACAGGTTGTGGAAGGTGTTGTTCACCAAAGTACTTTGAAAATGTGCACTACCCATCAAATCAGTATAATGTGGTTCAAAGGACTCAGTCCCCGAGAGGTGCAGAATGGAATAATTGTCCAAGGGGACACGATACTTGGGGTCAGCGGACAATCGCTTGCATGAATGCTTCACGGGGCACTCCAACGGACTTCAAGTGTCGGACATGTCACAGTGATCAGGAGCAGGGAGGCCCCATGCCACAGCTTCAGAACTATAAGATTGTTCCACATTGTGAAAATGACTATCAGTTCTTGCATGAATCGGAGCAAGGACCACCAGGTGCATACAATATGCCTCCGAGTTACGCAGGACTTTATGTGCATGGAGACGGAGGTCAATGTGTGGAGCATCCTTGTCAATCTAGTATGGCTGAGCCCTGCTCTCCTGTGTATCATAATAATAA AATGGAGGGTCACCACATGAACATAGGAGTAGACGGTTACCATAGAAATGCTGACTCACCTATCTCGGACAATGGTCCAGATTATGCTG TTGTGAAGAAACAGAGGCGCCACCACCGAGCCCGCCCCACCAGCCCATACAGCACCGATAGCAACTTCAGCGAAATCGTGCGGAAACCATATCCAAAGTCACAACGAAAGAAACAACTTATGGACCAAG GAAAGTGGTCCAATAGAAAGGACTCACCCACTGGATCAACTGTCCCTCAGAATCAGTCAAAATATTCTCAGCATG CAGGAACACTAAAGGTTTGA